One window of Triticum dicoccoides isolate Atlit2015 ecotype Zavitan chromosome 5A, WEW_v2.0, whole genome shotgun sequence genomic DNA carries:
- the LOC119298182 gene encoding uncharacterized protein LOC119298182, which produces MYVLHFIQIKVIPTTFTSVEGYMGSFMAPLLEEARADLCSALRGIWHAPVAQVIRIQQERTSEFCISFKEPRPAGCYAPKVKDILVLTCRKPSRHKDLDPFVIAVVPPSEDSKSERNDDEGTTTGSSDSEDMDNTVTSSQDIAMPSLLEKNATSVDVEAWAHPFFEKEKKNAPQVVDTGTTISIRLLSGKLPVKRQGQKEVIALPLFAVFLINMKSNNRIHDALELKAGILSRWGSSLVERIAEYASTVSQDRNSLLPEVPSGLASHKELDGLEKFKLNTSQQKAVLDCVSAMDQARCWVRLIWGPPGTGKTKAIISLLWSMLMKNHRTLACAPTNTAVVEVASRVLGILEDESYGGNGKHFSLGNVVLFGNEDRMNVDENLAKIFLDRRVYRLVNVATSWRHYVNHMPELLAKPLCMHSLYLKDVRSERRGDILRLQGVGDAELERRRKVTFNEFFIDNYECREEALRRCFETLRNDLPLSARRFDYLDETLRSLEAFGKLLRSEPERPLGKLFFKNGGWPEFQEARALCLNKLEHLPDWFDLLPSDSSKIEDYALNNATIILCTAASSFNLRRVRDFQPFELLVIDEAAQLKECESLLGIHRAVLIGDECQLPALVKSKLSAEAGFGRSLFERLCLLGHPKHLLDVQYRMHPEISKFPISSFYCRKVTDGPNVLHRDYERKLLDGPMYGPYSFINIQGGIESSGMHGTSLSNAAEVAAVTRIVQRLSQVDTRSKLSVGVVSPYKAQVRAIQESLALEHDKYGGLSVKDPNRGRVPGCRGGCCHLLRRAGQYPWIGRVPLRSEAYQCGANTGQALLLDSWRCGYVVEQQDNLAEDSGRCKEKRMLL; this is translated from the exons ATGTATGTGCTTCATTTCATTCAGATTAAGGTGATACCAACAACTTTCACTTCGGTAGAGGGGTACATGGGTTCATTCATGGCTCCACTATTGGAAGAAGCTCGTGCCGATCTCTGCTCTGCATTGCGCGGCATCTGGCACGCGCCGGTGGCCCAAGTGATCCGGATCCAACAGGAACGCACTTCAGAATTCTGTATCTCGTTCAAGGAACCTCGGCCAGCTGGTTGTTATGCCCCGAAAGTCAAGGATATATTGGTGCTCACATGTCGGAAACCGAGCCGCCACAAAGACTTGGACCCATTTGTCATAGCTGTAGTGCCTCCATCCGAAGATAGTAAAAGTGAAAGGAACGATGACGAAGGCACCACCACCGGCTCTTCTGATTCTGAAGATATGGACAATACTGTCACCTCTTCCCAAGACATAGCCATGCCATCTCTTCTCGAGAAAAATGCAAcatcagttgatgtagaggcctgGGCGCACCCCTTTttcgaaaaagaaaagaaaaatgcacCCCAAGTGGTCGACACTGGCACAACAATATCAATAAGGCTGCTGTCGGGTAAACTACCTGTCAAACGACAAGGTCAAAAAGAAGTGATCGCATTGCCTCTTTTTGCGGTTTTTCTTATCAATATGAAGAGCAACAATCGTATACATGATGCACTGGAACTGAAAGCCGGCATCCTTAGCCGTTGGGGCAGTAGCCTCGTAGAGAGGATTGCAGAGTATGCTTCAACT GTCAGCCAGGATCGCAATTCATTGTTGCCAGAGGTACCTTCAGGGTTAGCGTCACATAAGGAGCTGGATGGCCTTGAAAAATTCAAGCTCAACACCTCACAGCAGAAGGCGGTACTTGATTGTGTTTCAGCAATGGATCAAGCTAGGTGCTGGGTGCGCCTTATCTGGGGACCACCTGGAACAGGGAAAACCAAGGCCATCATATCTCTCTTGTGGTCAATGCTGATGAAAAACCACAGGACACTAGCTTGCGCTCCGACCAACACGGCGGTTGTGGAGGTTGCCTCCCGTGTTCTCGGTATTCTCGAGGATGAGTCCTATGGCGGCAATGGAAAACACTTCTCCCTGGGCAATGTCGTGTTGTTTGGCAACGAAGATCGGATGAACGTGGATGAAAACCTCGCAAAGATCTTCTTGGATCGGCGTGTGTACCGACTTGTGAATGTGGCGACAAGCTGGAGGCACTATGTGAACCACATGCCAGAACTTCTTGCGAAACCGTTGTGTATGCACTCTTTGTATCTTAAGGATGTTCGATCGGAGCGTAGGGGTGATATTTTGCGGCTGCAAGGGGTGGGGGATGCTGAACtagagaggaggaggaaggtgaCATTCAACGAATTCTTCATAGACAATTACGAATGTCGTGAGGAAGCACTGCGCCGCTGCTTCGAGACTCTCCGCAATGATCTGCCCCTATCCGCTAGGAGATTTGATTACCTGGATGAGACCCTGCGCTCGCTCGAAGCTTTCGGGAAACTTCTCCGGTCCGAGCCGGAGCGCCCGCTTGGGAAACTCTTCTTCAAAAACGGGGGGTGGCCAGAGTTCCAAGAAGCAAGAGCATTGTGTCTTAACAAGCTAGAACACTTGCCCGATTGGTTTGATTTGCTTCCAAGCGATTCGAGCAAAATTGAAGACTACGCACTGAACAATGCCACGATCATACTTTGCACTGCTGCTAGCTCATTTAATCTGCGTCGCGTCCGTGATTTCCAGCCGTTTGAGCTCCTTGTTATCGATGAGGCGGCGCAGCTCAAGGAGTGCGAGTCGCTGCTTGGTATCCACCGTGCTGTTCTTATCGGTGATGAATGCCAGCTACCAGCGCTTGTCAAAAGCAAG CTCAGCGCTGAGGCCGGCTTTGGAAGAAGTCTGTTCGAGAGGCTGTGCTTGCTAGGACACCCGAAGCACCTCCTCGATGTGCAGTACAGGATGCACCCAGAAATAAGCAAGTTCCCCATCTCAAGTTTTTACTGTAGGAAGGTGACAGATGGCCCCAACGTCCTTCACAGAGACTACGAGAGGAAGCTCCTGGACGGCCCAATGTATGGCCCCTACTCCTTCATCAACATCCAAGGTGGGATCGAAAGCTCGGGCATGCATGGCACGAGCCTGAGCAACGCTGCTGAGGTCGCTGCGGTGACCCGGATTGTGCAGAGATTGTCCCAAG TTGACACAAGAAGCAAGCTCAGCGTGGGCGTGGTATCGCCATACAAGGCCCAAGTCCGTGCCATCCAGGAGAGCCTTGCTTTGGAGCACGACAAGTATGGCGGTTTATCCGTAAAAGATCCGAACCGTGGACGGGTTCCAGGGTGCCGAGGAGGATGTTGTCATCTTCTCCGCCGTGCGGGCCAATACCCATGGATCGGTCGGGTTCCTCTCCGATCAGAGGCGTACCAATGTGGCGCAAACACGGGCCAA GCATTGCTTCTGGATTCTTGGCGATGCGGCTACGTTGTCGAGCAGCAGGACAATCTGGCAGAAGATAGTGGCCGATGCAAAGAAAAGAGGATGCTTCTATGA